In Athene noctua chromosome 11, bAthNoc1.hap1.1, whole genome shotgun sequence, the sequence ATATTACACTATTTCCATTCATGTTTCACAGGTACAATCCTTCATCTTAAAGGCACATCTGGTGCTGTCTCAGTTTTTAGCGtgctgcaaagaaatgctgaGCGGGTAAGCCTACAGCACAGAATTTAGGTCAAACTGGCTGAGGAGAAAGCCTTGGCTACAAGTGCTGGTCTCCAAATCAATACCTCTTCCAGAACACTGATTACCACAGCTTTTGTTGCTGTTACAACTTCCTATGTTCTAGCTTGTAGTTTGTAAGAGAGACCCCTTCCAAGGAGACGCAAAGACACTTCTATGGCAACTGCCTGAGTCATCCAGTTAACCCCATCATAATGTACAGTCTGGTTTTGCTTAGGGGGTTGATGTCAGCAGGACATCCAGAGCTCTGTCTAGGGTCTAGCATCTATGTCTACAGACACCTATCACAGAGCATCTGCCAGCTCCTTCCAAGCACAGGCACATCTTAAGCCAAAACGACATCACAAGTACAGAGCAAATGTAAGCAGAGTTCACTGACCTGGTCGTACGTCAGCAATTTCTGAAGTTCATTCTTACTGATAAGACTTTTCACTTCACTGGCATCAGGGAGACAAAGCCTGTAGTTCAAGTCTCCTAGCCAGATGACaacactgaaaacaaagacaaacGCGGAAAAGAAGAGCCAGTAATTAGTATTGCAGGCCACACAGGGAAGAAGGGATGGAGGACAATATATAGTTGGTTGCTGGTGGTTAAGGTTGAGACATATGGAAGACAAAAGGAGAGATGAAAGATTGAGTCTGACAGCAGGAATTTCTAGTGGCAGCAGATACTCCAGTACTGAGTGGGTCTTCTTCAAAATTTCACATGGGATTGAAGACTTAGTTTAATGGGAGACACTTGAGTTTGCCTCAGCCTGAAAAAAGCCTGAGAACACCACCATCTCCCCAATGAAGTGAAATCAGCATATCTCACCAAGCTTCATAACCTCTCAAGCTCTACAAAATCCATATGGCATTCTGGCTTTTCTTGCGTACAGCAGAGGGCAATGACAGAGCTCATCAGGCACAGCCTGCTTGTCAACCAGGCAGGCAGGCTGATGGCATGTATCTGCATGCTCACACCTCGTGTAATACCACGGTTTTACCACTTCATTTCCCACTGCCTTTCTTTCAACCAGATCAGACCACTACTGTATCATCTACCTAGAAAAGACCGACTGATGCAGAATTGGCAAAGGCAGAGTCAGGTTCCTGTTGAGTTTATGACCTCCAGAATGTTGTCCTACCTCACCCATCAGCCATACCTCACCAGCACCTGCTCTTACTCTACTCCTCTCCAGGCTTTCAAACAGACCTACAGCTTTATTACCAGCAGCTAAAGAAACATTTGTGGTACTCACTCTTTACTCCATAAAGGtttaaattaaagattaaaatctAACCCCCTCTCTAGTATCAAAGCTCTTCCTGTTTATAGTCAAACCTCAAAATTTCCATTAGTGGATTATCAAGCATAATCTAATATTTGAAGTTTTGTCTGTACTAATCCGctctacattttattttcagtatttaaatggTTTAAATATTAACTACAGAAGTATTAATCATTTGTATCAGGTTTAAGAAAACTTAATTTATATTGTTGTACACACATTTGAGTTTGATTTGGATTATTCAGCACCGTGACTTCACTaaacataataattaaaaaaataatcaagtattGCCTGCGTATCATCCAACTCATTTAAAATAACCTGAAACAGCAATTGTAAGCATTTGTTCCTCAAAAAAGCCTAAACAGCATAGCCTCTGCTCATCCTACTATCCCTTTTCTTCCCCTACTCATGGCTCCCATTTCccatcacaaaaaaacccctcagtttcTTCAAGCCCTAAAACATTCAGCCACTGACTCAGGGATGGTGCCTACTGAAATAGAAGTATTAAACAACACGCAAGGGAAGGGCTGTTAGATACAGGTTCCACAAGTCACCACAGTGAGAAGGCAACCACGTACTTTGACTGCAGGAGCACACCAGAGGCCTTAGCATTTTCAGTTATATTATTAAGCCAGAAAATTTATGTGTAGGAAATCTCCTGTTGCTGTGATTCTGACTTGATTTGGTTATTCAACaccacttcaaaaagaaaacagaaaaaaacaacccaacttACTCGTGTTTCATGATGTTGAGCTGAGGTAGACTATCATCAGGGGTTACAAAACTCATCCGAGCACAAATATCCTTATAATCCTGATTTCGCCGCTCAAAATCCTCCACGTGAGCAGCAAGATGGGAATTGACAACGCAGAAGGTTGTGTTGTGGAACACGAACCTCACGGCCACGCCACCCTTGTTGCCCTGGGGAGAGCAGGTATCAGCAGTTGTTAGAGAAGGTGGCAGGTGAGGCACCAGGGAGGAGATGGGGATGGCACAGACAGGGGAACAAAACCAGACTGTGCTGTTTCTTGCATATATACACAGAAACAACAAATTGGCCTCGGTGACTCACCATCTTTCCCATGATTCCCGTGCCCACAGACTCCGTCATGATCTCTCTGATATTGCTCAGCTGATCCTTCTTAGCAAATATAAGCAACATCATTCCAACTAGACGGACCATTTGCACCTGCAAAAATAAAAGGGATTCTGAACTCTCAGAAAGGCAGTGGAAACACAATTCTGATTTGCCTGCTCCACCCGATGTTCTCAAGTTTTGTACTCAATCCCTTCTTGTCACACCGCTCAAAGGGCCTCCCGTCCCAAAGCAAGGTTCTGGGGGACAATCTATCATGCCCCAGTAACCATCAGCTGTGCTGAGCTCACTACATTCCCCACTCTGGTGCCTCCCTACAAACAAGGGCTGTCTTGTGAGGTAACAGAAACTTAATTAACACATAGCATGTGTTTATGAAGTCTCAGTCTTTTACACTAAGTTGTGctctaatcagcaaaacaactgGAGGAAGACACTGAGTGCTCTAGTTATGCATTTCACAGAGAGCTGCTGGCTATGGCTGTCACTGGAGGCTGCAGGTCCAGCCCCGAGTCGGTGCTCACCTTTGCTTACACAGAACTACAGCGGAGCCAGTGACATGTGCTAGGGAGGAACAGACAGAAAAGTTCTTATTTGCTGAGGCAGCCATGCCTGATGCACAGGCTATCAAAAGGCAGCCATCTCCGAGCTATACAAACTGTTTGCTTCTCAGAAAAATAGTCTCTAATGCAAAGAGTCTGGAGCTAAGAGGTTCTCCTCTACTGTAGAGCTCAACCACGGGTGTTAACACAGTGCCTATGTACAGTCCCAGCAGAGATCCTTGGTCTGCTGATTATTTTACACATGCTAAGCCAATGCATTTCTCAGTCCATGACCTACCAGTACCTTCAAAACAGTGGGGTTGCAACTTTGAAAGACAGCAATAAGGCCTAATTTTCTTGGGCATAGTCTGCACACTCACTTTAGAGGCACAGAAACATTAAGATGTGTTGGGATTAAGTCTATGTAGTGaggaaagctgaaataaaaaaattcaaatggaaGAACCCAAGTACTCAGTCCACTGTGCAGGAGTAGAATCTGCATGCAACCACAAGTCTTATCTAAAATGTCAGTCacttcctcctgcctgcagccataTCCTGTTCTCTCCATTTCACAAGAGTGGGAGAAATTAACCTAAAACTCAAGTAAAGCAAAGGGACGGGAACATGAGCCTCTCCACAGGTCAGGTCGTGACCCCTGGCTCCCTCTCTATGACTCTCAGTTCAGCAAGGTGCTCTGTTTCCTTGCTGTGATGACCTGTAACACATGCCACTGAGCTCAACTCAAAGCAAGCAGGACAGGGGTGTGACAGTGAGCACATGGGCTAAGGAGGAAGGGGAAACTAGTTAATGTATTTAGGTCTGGCACCTACAGCAGAAAGGTTTGCTACAGCAGAAGGGTTTGCTACAGCAGAGATAAAAAACAATGGCTTGCTCTAAGCCAGCCAGAATAAAGTCCTGCTGCCACAACTGAGGCAATTCAGTCCCAAGACAGCAGCCTCTGGAAGATTTCATCTCATAAAATATCCCATTCCTTCAAGGAGCTATTCATTTAATTTACTCATGACACGCCTTGCTTCTATAGTACAAGGGTGAGATGGTAACACAGATAAAGAATTTTGAACCCACTGCTATGATTCTATTGAGCATACTACTTCCCTAACTCCTACCTCATATTTTATAAAGTTATTTTGATCCCCATCTTTATAAACTTCTGCTTCAAAGTACAATATTCCACTACAGCTGTGGGGCAGAAATAGACTCTCCAGATTTAAGGTGGCATACCTGAGACATGCACAGGTACGCACATGCCAAGCATACACCCTTGGTTTCTCCGGTCACCGCTCTTTGGGTCAGGTGAGGAAAGTGAGTccacttctcttttccttccagtcATGCCAACTCTATGACAAGACCCCACAGCACTGAGCAGAACTCACTTTCTTATACTTAGCCTGAGGGTGCAGGGACTTCTCCACAGCAGCCAGCCATTCTTGCTCCTTTGCAGAATCAAAGTAGAAAAAAGCCTCTGTGCTGAGGTCCAGCTCCTGGAACCTAAAAAACCAAGCCAACTTAGCACATCCCACCCCTCCTACAGATCACCCTTTTCTTACAGGAAGGTCCAATGTGAAACCTCTAGCAACAGCTCTTCTTGGAAGAGAAGCTCCTTATTCCCACTTGCTAAATAAAGCAGCAGAATTTCACCACAGTGCCTCTGAGACCCTACTGCAATACACTCCAGCAACCATCTCTCTGAGAAGTATTACTTCAGGCGGAGGACAACCATCTGTGGATGCCTCAAGGAAAATCTATTTTGTTATGTCACACTAGCCTCGTTTAACCTGATACTCTGTCTCATCCAAATGGCTCTTCCCCTCAGACAGCTTTTCTGAGACACAGCTCAGCTTTGTGGAACCTCTGAGAACATGACAGGAACTTAAAACAAATACAGCCCACCAGTATCCAAGCAAAAGCAACAAGAAACTCAGCACTGTAAGTAAATACGAGGTCACTGCTACTCACCCAATACAATAGAAGTCTGGAGGCTCTGTGTCACACACCAGCCAGGGTTCCAAGCTGCTGTCCGGAGACTGTCCGTTCACATTCCACGTTCCCACAAAAAATCTACAACACAGAAGCAGCTGAACTGTTAGAAAACACAGTAACAACCGCATCAGCCCAGTCTCTCCAGTGCACGCACAGCAGCATTCAGGCTGGAAGCAGACACAACACGTGAGCTTCTCCATGCACAGGGCCATGCCAACTATGGGGTAACTGAAAATTCTTCTAGGCTTGGCTCATTTTCAGTGACATCTCAGGGATTTTGCAGAATGCTACAAAACTAAAGATATTTTACTGGGGCCAGAGAACATCTGGCTCTTTCAACATCATGTCATGTGGGGCAAGACTAAGACAGTGTGGTGGGACAGCTGCCTTTATCCTCCTTCTGCCCAGCTGCTTCAGTCTTCCTTGAGGGTCAAGAGATCTGACACACACAGGGCAAGAGATGCAAAAGGAGAAGCTGCACCGCAGGCACTTACTGACTTTCAGAATGTACCAATTCTCGTTTAACTACCCAAGCTGGCCACGTATCAGCAGTTGTCAGATTTCAAACCCAGGCCAGACTTGAGTTCATAGAAGAGATCAAAGAGCTTTGCCTCTACACACATTGTTCCTCCCTCACAGCTCTAACCTGAAGTTGTGAAGGTTGACATATGCCTTCTCTCTCTTGGCAAGCACATGTTTGATGAGCCCTTCCCTTTGTCCTGACGGGGTGCTTGGCAAAAACATTTTGCGCATAGTGTTGGTCACTTTTGGCTGCTCTCGCGATGCACCTTCTCTCTCTCGGTGAAATCTAGGAAGGAAGCAAGAGCAGAATTAAAACCGGTTCTGCTGTctaggaagagaagaaaaaaagggaacagaTTCACCACGTTACTTACTGCCTATTTTGAGGCACAGGAGGAGGTGGGGGTTCCCGGCGAGATCCTGTTTGGTGGTTTTgcatgtttcttttctcttctagGCTTAGAGCATTGAAGTCATCCTCAAACCCCAGAGCTcctgtaatgaaaaaaacccaagaacaatGGCCTgagaaacaatttaaaacaaCTCAGATCAAGAAGGCAAAAATATAACTCCATGGAAAGTGAAAAAGCAAATGATAATAGCAATATATCAACTCTGATCACTTGGGGAATGAGAGAAAAGGGTACTAACCACAAATCAAGGTAGGAGGGAACTTAACACACACAAACCAAGACACTAGGCAGAAGACAGTACTCAAGAAGGAATTAAAAGTCCAGAGCAACAGAACCCAAGGACTAAGATTTTGTGTGGGATGACATGAAGTGAGGAAACAGGGCAGAGGCCAGACTGCTGAGTGCAGGGTGAGACACAGCTCCCTAACCCTGAGCGCCCCATTACTGTACAGACCACAGAGCATACAAAGGTGACAGTCAGTTTGGTACCTGAAGAAGAGGCCTGCGATAGACCTGGGAGGTTCTTCTCCACCTGATGCCAGATGGATGAGTCCTTTGGCTCAGGAAGAGAAGCTTTCAGGTGTGCTAGAAAAAAATCAGCACGGTCAGAAACTGCTGGCAGTCAGAGGATTTCACAAATACAGCTATAGCTCTGCTTACCTTCCTGTATGCTCTGCACTTCTGAAAGAAATCCTAAGCAACGCTCCTCATCAGGTATTTCAAAGAGTCGCTCTGCTGTCTCGTCACCTTGTATCCGAACCTTACAGCCTGCTTCAGGGATAAGCACAGACTCACAGAGTCAGTCAAGGCTGGTTCACAGATATTATGCCCCGAGAGTGACCAGGCTTTCTAGGTCTCCTCTGAGCTCATCAATGAAAGCCAACTTCCAGCTATTGTTTCCATTGGAAATATGCACCTAAGTTAGAATCCCTGTGCTTCGGAGacaccctcaccccccccacacccccccccggcttGGGGTATCGGCagtcattttttcctgtttttaggAATACTTCTCCCTACTGCGATCTCACAGAGAAGAGCTCTAAGAGTAGTAAGAAAAATTTCTTGAAAGGGAAATCAGAATTGGTGACTAGATAGAGCGCTGTCAACACTGAAAAAAGCAGATAGTAACCTAGGCTCAAGTACAGGTCAAAGAAACCAAAGAGAGATGGGAATGGTTCAGTGTGCAATGCAGGGCCCTGAGAAAAGATTTAAGAAGTTAAAGTTTCACCAACTGCCAATACTTCAATCTGGGCATTTAAAACTACATCTGTCATTACAACTGACCGTCTAGAAGAGCCAGACAACATTACAGGAATTACAATCTCTGCTTGATCAAAGGACAAACACAAAGTTTGGAGGAAGACTATGAAGTGGTAGGTAAAATAAGCATGCATCAGAGCCCAACAGACAGCCTGTTTCCTGAAAGGAGCTTTAGTCACATGACTGCAGGTATAAAACTTACTGTTTGTCGCTATATCAATCAGTAGAGTTTCTTCTGCctctgcaaaagagaaaaacaggatCAAGAGAGTTCATACTGAATGCTGCAGGAACCGAGTACTCAAAAAAGCATGCTGCTTGCAACTAGCCACAAAAGTCCTAACAAAGGAACAAACAGCTTTAATTTATATCTGTACTATTAATACCAGCTCCAGAAAATAGAATGGTCATATCTGGACAGGGTTGACAGTCATTTCCCACAATCAAAGCATCACAGGGGAGATGCCTCATATTCAGAGTTCTTGCACACCTGCATGGTTTGTTCCACATCAGTATAGGTACTTTGGGAAAGATCCACCTGACAATAAACTTCAGAGCTTGTCTACACAGCAAAAATGATGGGCAGAACCACAGTGAATTACATAGAAGGGTATAAACTAATCCAGGAAAAGATGCTTTTATTCCCGAACAAGCATTTGCCCCAGGGACATACACTACTACTTAAGTTCTTCCAAGACAAGGCCTAAAGCTGTTTCCCATTTAATGGGTGGCTGTTTGGATATGACAGCTTGCCAGACCTTACAGAAGTTTTGATCTAAACATACAGGAATTAGACAAAAGATCCCAACTCTTGCCATTCTAGAGAAGGCAGACAGATTATCAGCAGACACCAAATTTCAGTCATTGCAGAGAAGTGCTGGACAGGCTGGCTCTGTATGATGCCAAGCTCACCACTCATCTGAAGCAGCCAAGTTCCCCACAACTGTATGCTGACACGGGAAGACTACCCACTCAGATGAGGAAGAAGCAGGATTCCATAAACGGTGAGTTTTAGTTTCATGGGGAAGCATTCAATCTATATGGGTGCTCAGGTGGCAGATCAAGAAACACCACTAACTTCAGGTTTTGCCTATAAACAGCAGTGGATTCCTACCACCACAGGAGAGCCCACTCCAGGAGAGTCAGTACCTTGTACACATTTAAAGCGGCTGTTGATGGGAATATAATCTGGAtcagagttttcttttttctgtgactGGATAACTATCCTGGAGACAGAGAAAAGGCttgtaaaaatacagaaacaactCCTTCCTCATATATAGACAATTGTAATATAGTCACTAGAGATAATAAAGAGCTGTATTTACTGAGGAACACAATGTTTGATTTTTACTGCTGTAGTACTGAGacgggaaaaggaaaaaagaaccatACAGGATGTGGGTGCATGTGGCGAGAAAGTAAGTCCCGCTGAACTTTCACTGCCACAGGCGTTAGGGTGGCCAGTGCCTCTGGCTCCGAGGAGAAAGTCCGAGGAGCAGCGGGACAGAGCAGGAATGCACAGCTAGAAAGCAACTTTCTCCTCTCCCTGTTGGCAGGACGCTGTCTCCCACGCCGCAGGGAGAACGCCGGGGGAAGACACGGCCGCCAGCACCTGCTCTGCCTCCCGGCCCCTCTCTAAGCACAGCCGCTCAGCAGCTTTTAAGTTTTCCGAGGCTGTCCCAGGGGCGGTGGCCAGCTCGGTACAGGCTTGGCGACCCGAGGGCTCAGCGGCGGTGGAAGAGAAACGAGCCTTTCCAGGACAAGGCTCCCGCACGGCCCGAGCCCCCGCAGCGGCGGTCCCAGCCTGACTCACCGGCACAAGCGGCCAGACCAGTCTGGCTGGCGGCGCCTCCCCCCGGCAAACAACCGGAGCCGGGCCGGCCCCTCGCATTCCGCTACCGGGATGAGCGACCCAGACCTGagctgccccggccccccgccccgccgcggcccggcacTCACCCGtagcggccgccccgccggcccagGCTGAGCACGCACGGCTCCCGCCGCCCAGCCCGCACCTCCGTGCCGGCAACGCTCTGCGCTGCAGCTAAGGAAGCCACCGCCGCCACCGACTGCCCTCCTCCCCACCCGCCTTGCCCGGCCCCTCCcacccggccccggccccggccccggccccggccaggTCCCGCTGGATACGAGGAGGCCGCAggccgcggcgggcggctccATGGCGGCGCCTCCGTCTCCCGGCGACTTCGCGCTGATCACCGGCGCGGCGCAGAAAggcgcccgccgcccgccacACTGCCCCCTGCCGGCTGGAGGGCTGCTTCACCCGCGGCCGTGAGCGAGGAGGCGGGACGCagcggggcggcgccggggggacGGGACTACGGGGGACCGGGCCGGTCCCCGCGTGGACGTTGGGGAACTGCGGACGTGGGTCCGCCAGGCCCCGGGGCAGGCCCCCGCGGCGTGCAGCGGTCCCGGCCGCCTCGTCTCCGCCACGTGTGCTGGGCCCTTATGCACCCCAGTCCCCGCTCCGGGGCGTCCACCAGCACCTGTCACTTCGCTCCCAGACCCCGCCTCCCGAGCGCTGATTGGCTGCGGGGCCTTTTTATTTACATGTCCAGGCGCAGCGCAGGGCATGACGGGAAGGGCTGTAGCGTTTGAAGCGTGGGGCGGCAACAGAAGCGCGGGCGCCATggcggccccggggctggcggaGGAGCAGCGGTACCGGGAGTAAGCGGCGGGACGGGGCGCTGTGCGGAGGGCGGAGTTGGATGGGGCCGCGGGATGGGGGTCGATGGGCCCGAGGGCGGACGGGAGCGGTGGAGGtcccggggagcggggcggcgggccgggccgggtgtAGGCAGTCGTGGCGCGGTCGGTACCTCACGGTGGCTCTTGTAGGCTGGTGAGCAGCGcgaaggcggcggcgggcggtggggagctggaggaggcgCTGCGACTGTTCCGGTTGGCGGCTGCCATCCGCCCCAGCGAGAAGCTGCAGGGCCGTATCCAGAAGGTGGAGGAGGTGCTGGCCTCGGCGGCGGAGCAGGAGGAGGCCGAGGAGGCGGAAGGCTTCGTGGATGTGTGTGGCAGTGGCCTGCTGATCTACGGGGAGATGCACGGGAAGCTCTTCCAGCACCAGCGGGAAGGCATTGCCTTCCTGTACCGCCTGCACCGGGAGGGTAGGCCTGGCGGCATTCTGGCAGATGACATGGGCCTGGGCAAGACCATCCAGGTCATTGCCTTCCTCTCAGGCATGTTTGATGCCGAGCTCATCCAGCACGTCCTGCTCATCATGCCCACCACTCTGGTCAGCAGCTGGCTGGCAGAGTTTGCCCGCTGGACCCCCGGCCTGCGTGTCAAGGAGTTCCATGGCACTAGCAAGACAGAGCGCACCAGAAATCTGGAACGGGTCCAGAGGAAGGATGGCATCGTCATCACGAGCTACCAGATGCTCGTTAATAACTGGAAGCAGCTTGCCACCAGCCACGAGCAGGAGTTTGTCTGGGACTATGTCATTCTCGACGAAGCACATAAGATCAAGTGCCCCTCTAACAAAACGACCAAGTGTGTGTATGCAGTTCCTGCAAAGCATCGCCTCCTGCTCACGGGCACCCCAGTGCAGAACAACCTGCGGGAAATGTGGTCCTTATTTGACTTTGCATGCCAAGGATCTCTCTTGGGAACGGCCAAAACTTTTAAGATGGAATATGAGAATCCTATTACTAGGGCAAGGGAGAAGGATGCAACTCTAGGCGAGAAAGCACTAGGGCTAAAGATATCTGAGAATCTAATGACAATTATAAAGCCGTATTTCCTCAGAAGAACCAAAGAAGATATCAAAAACAATCATGCTGACAAACCAGATGCTCCTCTTCCTGAGAATAGTGCTCCTGTCATGCCATCTCTCACTAGGAAAAATGACTTTGTTGTGTGGGTGTACTTGGCACCAGTGCAGGAAGAAATCTACAGGAACTTTCTCTCTCTGGATCACGTGAAAGAAGTGCTGATGACAACCCGATCACCTTTAGCCGAGCTGACTGTTTTGAAGAAGCTGTGTGACCACCCCAGGCTTCTGTCTGCAAGAGCATGTGTCCAGCTGGGCTTGGAAGAAGAGCAGTACTCTGAGCAGGATCACGAGAGTGAAGCTGGTATGCTTTCAGGTGCTAATAAAATAGATCATCTCTCTGATGAAACTGTGATTCAAGAGTCTGGGAAAATGCTGTTCCTTGTAGGACTTCTAGAAAGACTGCGAGAAGAGGGACACAGAACCCTGGTATTCTCGCAGTCGAGGAAGATGCTGGATATCATAGAGCATGTCTTGTCTCACAGACAATTCAAGATCATGCGTATTGATGGAACGATAGCCCACCTAACAGAACGGGAGAAGCGCATTAATGCCTTTCAGAGTAACAAGGACTATTCTGTCTTCCTGCTCACTACACAAGTTGGTGGTGTTGGTATAACCTTAACAGCAGCCAGTCGAGTAGTGATCTTTGATCCCAGCTGGAATCCAGCTACAGATGCTCAGGCTGTAGACAGAGCTTACAGGATTGGGCAAAAAGAGAATGTAGTCATTTATAGACTGATTACCTGCGGTACAGTGGAAGAGAAAATATACAGGCGACAAGTATTTAAGGATTCGTTAATAAGGCAGACTACTGGTGACAAAAAGAACCCATTTAGATATTTCTCCAAACAGGAACTAAGGGAGCTCTTCACGTTAGAAGATACTCGAACATCTGCAACTCAGATTCAGCTGCAGTCTTTGCATGCCACCCAAAGAAACACTGATCTGCAGCTGGATGAACATATTGCTTATTTGCACTCCCTGGAAATGTTTGGAATTTCTGATCATGACCTGATATATACGAGGGAAATAGCTCATGAGGAGCAGGTTGAGAGTGAAGAAGCCCATCAGTACATTCAACGGAGGGTACAGAAAGCCCATGAGCTAGTTCAGTTAGAGTCTCAGCTTAGAGACCAGAGGATAGAGAACATCAGAAATGTTTGTGAAGAGATGGGGCAAAGACCACCAGAATTGCCTTCCAAGCCAAAGAAGTTGTCTCCAAAGTTGAACAACATAAATCGCTTTGTTTCACCACCAGTAGCTGATGAACATGAAAATGATGGAGTTATTGATCTTACAGAGGACAAGGACATCCAGATTCTTAATGTCAGCTCCACAATGACAAGTTTGACTATTAACGACTTGGATGAAGAGAAACTGGCACAAGATGTGTCCAGTATGGATACAGAGCTGCTTAATACCAGCCAGACAGTGAAACAATCCAAAGTGCAAGAATCTGAGCAAAACCTTGAATCAAGCATTATACCATCACCTGGACTTCATCAACTTGTTAAAGAGAGTCAGAGTCTCAAACAGGAACAGAGTTCCCATGTAAATTCAGATAGCCTGACTGAGGCAGGGAATGGCCTGTCTGGGTACGATCAGCATTCCTCTAATGAGTCTGGTATGGCTGATGATCCCAAAAGGCTGAGAGATGCAGAAACGTCAGATCAGGTACTTGACCCACCTGCTGCCTTGGGGACAGATAAGAATGACACTTCTGAGCTAGCTTTGGCTGCGGCAGTGCCAAGTTTATCAAATGTTATGCCAGAAATCTGTGCTGGGCTCCAGAAGTCTCGTGTGTTGGAAGCCAGCTTGGAGGATATGTCTGTGCCATCTCTCCAGGATGAAGTTGACTTCAATCTGGTCTTGGAAGAGTCTGAAGATGGATGGCAAGATGCCTCAAATAAGGAAAGATCACTGGAACACCCAGAAAAGGAGGGCTTCCAactaaaagcagaaagcttttGTAAATCTCCAACAAAAAAATCTCCAACAAAAACTTGGCTAAGTGAGAACAGTAACTGTGGAAAACCCTGTCACACAGCTGAAGAAGAGCCAAATAACTCCCTGCAGGGGAGTGAAGCATCAGAGGAAAGCATTGGTGCCTTTGCTTTTGGTAAAAAGAAATGCTTAAGAAGAATTGTTTCCGACAGTGAGGATGAAGAACATTCTATTATGATCTTGGAGGAAAACCAGTCTGAAAAAAGGCCCTCTCCCTTGAACAGCCCTGTACATCAATTTCTGGAAGGAATTAGTGCATCCACTCCTAAATGTGACAGAAGTATGGTAAAAGACATCTTTTCTCCTGCACTAACTAACAGTGGTAACAGGTCTACTGCTTCCAGGCGATCTATAATCAACAAGGTGGTAGATGAGTTTGAGGAATTAGGAGAAATGGGAACCACTGATGATGATGACAGTGATGAAGAGCACAACAACCTTgtggaagaagcagctgaagagTGTAGTGGGGAATCTGCTGAGCCCGAAGAAGAACCTGCTGGAGAAACACTTGATACAGGTGAAGAATCTTTCCATCTAGACAGTATGTCCTTTGAGCAGTCTGAAGCAGATGAGACAGAGTCATCTCAGGAGGAATCCACTGGTGATGCTGAGCTGCAGTCGGGTGAGCATATAGACTACTTCACCCAGGAAA encodes:
- the ERCC6L gene encoding DNA excision repair protein ERCC-6-like, with product MGLGKTIQVIAFLSGMFDAELIQHVLLIMPTTLVSSWLAEFARWTPGLRVKEFHGTSKTERTRNLERVQRKDGIVITSYQMLVNNWKQLATSHEQEFVWDYVILDEAHKIKCPSNKTTKCVYAVPAKHRLLLTGTPVQNNLREMWSLFDFACQGSLLGTAKTFKMEYENPITRAREKDATLGEKALGLKISENLMTIIKPYFLRRTKEDIKNNHADKPDAPLPENSAPVMPSLTRKNDFVVWVYLAPVQEEIYRNFLSLDHVKEVLMTTRSPLAELTVLKKLCDHPRLLSARACVQLGLEEEQYSEQDHESEAGMLSGANKIDHLSDETVIQESGKMLFLVGLLERLREEGHRTLVFSQSRKMLDIIEHVLSHRQFKIMRIDGTIAHLTEREKRINAFQSNKDYSVFLLTTQVGGVGITLTAASRVVIFDPSWNPATDAQAVDRAYRIGQKENVVIYRLITCGTVEEKIYRRQVFKDSLIRQTTGDKKNPFRYFSKQELRELFTLEDTRTSATQIQLQSLHATQRNTDLQLDEHIAYLHSLEMFGISDHDLIYTREIAHEEQVESEEAHQYIQRRVQKAHELVQLESQLRDQRIENIRNVCEEMGQRPPELPSKPKKLSPKLNNINRFVSPPVADEHENDGVIDLTEDKDIQILNVSSTMTSLTINDLDEEKLAQDVSSMDTELLNTSQTVKQSKVQESEQNLESSIIPSPGLHQLVKESQSLKQEQSSHVNSDSLTEAGNGLSGYDQHSSNESGMADDPKRLRDAETSDQVLDPPAALGTDKNDTSELALAAAVPSLSNVMPEICAGLQKSRVLEASLEDMSVPSLQDEVDFNLVLEESEDGWQDASNKERSLEHPEKEGFQLKAESFCKSPTKKSPTKTWLSENSNCGKPCHTAEEEPNNSLQGSEASEESIGAFAFGKKKCLRRIVSDSEDEEHSIMILEENQSEKRPSPLNSPVHQFLEGISASTPKCDRSMVKDIFSPALTNSGNRSTASRRSIINKVVDEFEELGEMGTTDDDDSDEEHNNLVEEAAEECSGESAEPEEEPAGETLDTGEESFHLDSMSFEQSEADETESSQEESTGDAELQSGEHIDYFTQESVSEKEVGQSSSPAIGDYNTLVVSGKKLKDDGKLQEALNCFLQALDIKSGDPEVMLMTLNLYRQLAQK